A genomic segment from Acyrthosiphon pisum isolate AL4f chromosome A3, pea_aphid_22Mar2018_4r6ur, whole genome shotgun sequence encodes:
- the LOC100163232 gene encoding checkpoint protein HUS1, whose product MKFRGKIIDPHCMKQFYSIVIILSKLCRNVVLRLSSTKLYLIASNESNSNQISVWSVLDQQSFFKDYDMIGETESNEILFSLPIDMLASSLSSAKQTNLKTLKMKLTDKLSPCLTIELDLESQVSSKQLCTHDIPVSVILPKDWSAYKEPTIPAHNISVVMPSIRVVRHIVDKMKRIGPRLIVSLDSSGKMVLGVSNLSATVDTHFIGLEIVSVHNLTDKENKYSTVVDIKKFSQFLNCETLNLSKILCHVVEGMLLHCSIEEDEYVLHYFLSGIDD is encoded by the exons atgaagtttCGTGGTAAAATTATTGATCCGCATTGCATGAAACAATTctaca gtattgtgattattttatccaaattatGTAGAAATGTAGTTTTGAGACTGAGTTCtactaaattatacttaatcgCTTCAAATGAATCTAACAGTAATCAAATAAGTGTTTGGTCTGTATTAGACCAACAGTCATTTTTCAAAGACTATGACATGATTGGTGAAACAGAATCTAATGAAATTTTATTCAGCTTACCAATtg acatGCTAGCATCTTCACTGAGTTCAGCAAAACAAACAAACTTAAAAACTCTCAAGATGAAACTTACTGATAAACTATCGCCATGTCTAACTATCGAATTGGAtctg GAATCCCAAGTATCTAGTAAACAGTTATGTACTCATGATATTCCAGTTTCTGTTATACTACCAAAAGATTGGTCAGCATATAAGGAGCCAACCATACCTGCTCATAat attagtGTTGTTATGCCATCAATACGAGTAGTACGGCACATTGTTGACAAGATGAAACGCATAGGTCCCAGGTTAATAGTATCATTAGATTCTTCTGGGAAAATGGTTTTAGGAGTATCAAATTTATCAGCCACAGTTGACACACATTTTATAGGTCTTGAGATAGTTAGCGTACACAATTTAACTG ataaagaaaacaaatattctacagtagttgatatcaaaaaattttcacaatttttaaattgtgaaacATTAAacttgtcaaaaatattatgtcatgtaGTTGAAGGAATGCTGTTACATTGCTCAATAGAAGAAGATgaatatgtattacattattttttgagcGGAATTGATGATTAA
- the Vha36 gene encoding vacuolar ATPase subunit D, with protein sequence MSGKDKLPIFPSRGAQTMMKGRLMGAQKGHSLLKKKADALQMRFRLILGKIIQTKTLMGEVMKEAAFSLAEAKFTTGDFNQVVLQNVTKAQIKIRTKKDNVAGVTLPVFESYQDGTDTYELAGLARGGQQLAKLKKNYQTAIKLLVELASLQTSFVTLDDVIKITNRRVNAIEHVIIPRIEKTLAYIISELDELEREEFYRLKKIQDKKKISNKKKEQLKKDMKEANAKYGNMLDEGDEDLLF encoded by the exons ATGTCGGGAAAAGACAAATTGCCAATCTTTCCATCTCGTGG tgCTCAAACAATGATGAAAGGGCGTCTTATGGGAGCACAAAAAGGGCatagtttgttaaaaaaaaaagctgatGCTTTACAAATGAGATTTCGTTTGATTCTTGGTAAAATTATTcag ACTAAGACATTGATGGGCGAGGTAATGAAAGAAGCAGCATTTTCTTTGGCAGAAGCAAAATTTACTACTGGTGATTTTAATCAAGTTGTCTTACAAAATGTAACAAAAGCTCAAATAAAAATACGCACTAAAAAGGATAATGTTgctg gtGTGACACTGCCTGTTTTTGAAAGTTACCAGGATGGTACAGACACTTATGAATTAGCAGGTTTAGCTCGAGGGGGTCAACAGTTGGccaagcttaaaaaaaattatcaaactgCAATTAAGCTTCTGGTCGAATTAGCATCATTGCAAACATCTTTTGTTACTCTGGatgatgttattaaaataacaaatagaaGAGTCAATGCTATTGAACATG TTATTATACCCAGAATTGAAAAAACACTTGCATATATTATTTCCGAGCTTGATGAATTAGAGCGAGAAGAATTTTACAG gTTAAAGAAGATTCaggataaaaagaaaatttccaACAAAAAGAAAGAACAACTTAAGAAAGACATGAAAGAAGCTAATGCTAAATATGGTAACATGTTGGATGAAGGAGATGaagatttgttattttaa
- the LOC107885112 gene encoding beta-glucuronidase, with translation MVRPSETAMFLLLVTFVAPSLASNILYPVESESRELRTLHGLWNFKISPLSNQQIGFDKKWYAERFETLGDYWKMPVPSSYNDISTNSTIRDYVGWSWYQYEFYVPKRWTDDQLNVFLRFGSVHFKSIVWLNGQLCVEHEGGHLPFVGDATRFLKYGESNLIVVAVNNTLRPDTIPQGYTKSRTTRTSIQKVIEYILTSLITLIILV, from the exons ATGGTTAGACCATCAGAAACAGCGATGTTTTTACTCTTAGTGACTTTTGTTGCGCCATCTTTagcttcaaatattttgtatccaGTGGAAAGTGAAAGTCGCGAACTTCGTACTTTACACGGCTTATGGAACTTCAAAATATCTCCACTATCTAACCAACAGATCGGGTTTGATAAAAAATGGTATGCAGAGAGATTCGAAACA CTTGGTGATTATTGGAAAATGCCCGTTCCATctagttacaatgatatttctACAAACTCAACCATACGAGATTACGTCGGATGGTCGTGGTATCAATATGAGTTTTATGTACCAAAAAGATGGACCGATGATCAGCTAAACGTATTTTTGCGGTTTGGCAGTGTGCATTTCAAGTCAATCgtg TGGTTAAATGGTCAATTATGTGTAGAACACGAAGGAGGTCATTTACCATTTGTTGGCGATGCTACTCGTTTTCTTAAATATGGTGAATCTAATCTAATTGTCGTTGCTGTAAATAACACGCTGCGACCGGATACTATACCACAAGGATATACGAAATCCCGAACAACACgtacaa GTATCCAAAAGGTTATAGAATATATTCTCACGAGTTTGATTACTTTGATTATTCTGGTATAA
- the LOC100165307 gene encoding beta-glucuronidase, giving the protein MSAKTHIAYLYTFQVKTNNENSDYYRMRIGVRTLQWTSKELLINNEPLYLRGFGKHEDSIIRGRGYDDALSARDFYLIKWLGANSFRTSHYPYAEETLQQADSEGVLVIVESAACNLRIFGPDVMKFHKGVMTEIVNRDKNHPSVIMWSLANEPYNNVEVSVPYFQELYQHVRKMDPSRPITFVNSQQIQNAKAIEYMDILTLNRYSSWYSDSGHLELIQHQTYNELEAFTKKFNKPILLTEYGAGAISGLHSLPETMWSEDYHVTLLQEHFKTFDSLIFNKIPIIGEMIWNFADFKTPQEYIRPGLCVKGLFTRERQPKMAAYVVKGRYDTFRYISPWQNNTLNCV; this is encoded by the exons ATGTCTGCAAAAACACACATAGCatacttatatacttttcag GTGAAGACCAATAATGAAAATAGTGATTATTATCGTATGCGAATTGGTGTTCGAACACTTCAATGGACATCAAaagaattattgataaataacgAACCCCTTTATTTAAGAGGATTTGGAAAACATGAAGATTCTAta atacggGGAAGAGGTTATGATGATGCATTAAGTGCCAGagacttttatttaataaaatggttAGGGGCTAATTCTTTTCGTACATCTCACTACCCTTACGCAGAAGAAACATTACAGCAAGCCGATTCAGAAGGTGTATTAGTGATTGTGGAAAGTGCCGCGTGCAACTTAAg aatatttggaCCAGATGTAATGAAATTCCATAAAGGTGTAATGACGGAAATCGTGAATCGTGACAAAAATCATCCGAGTGTTATTATGTGGTCATTGGCTAACGAACCATATAACAATGTAGAAGTATCTGTACCGTATTTTCA AGAACTTTACCAACATGTACGAAAAATGGATCCTTCAAGACCAATAACTTTTGTCAACAGTCAACAAATTCAAAATGCTAAAgcg atTGAGTATATGGATATTCTAACATTAAACCGATACAGCAGCTGGTATAGTGATTCAGGTCATTTAGAGCTTATTCAGCATCAAACTTACAATGAACTTGAAGCATTTacgaaaaaattcaataaaccTATACTATTGACCGAATATGGTGCTGGAGCAATTTCTGGGTTACATTCG ctGCCGGAAACAATGTGGAGTGAAGATTATCATGTCACTCTGCTTcaagaacattttaaaacttttgattcattaatatttaacaaaattccaATCATAGGAGAGATGATATGGAATTTTGCGGATTTTAAAACACCACAag AGTATATAAGACCAGGGCTATGTGTAAAAGGATTATTTACCAGAGAACGACAACCGAAGATGGCTGCATACGTGGTCAAAGGACGTTATGATACATTCAGATACATCTCTCCATGGCagaataatactttaaattgtGTGTAA